CTCGCCGTCAACATGGCGCATTGGGACCAGCACGGCTTTGGGCTGTGGGTCCTGCGCACGAAAGACGGGACCTTCGCCGGACGGGCGGGCATCCGGCACATCGTCGTCGATGACATCGACGAGATCGAGATCGCCTACACGTTCAAGCGCGAGTTCTGGGGCCAGGGACTGGCAAGCGAGATCGCGACCGCACTGACGGAGATCGGGCTGTCGCAACTCGAGCTGTCGTCCCTCATCGGCCTGGTCTTCCTCGCAAACGGCGCCTCCCGCCGCGTGCTGGAGAAGGCGAACTACGTTTTGGAGAAGAGCACGATTCATCGCGGCGAGGACGTGGTGATCTACCGTATCCGGCGGTGAAAGGCGGATTCACCCTCAGCCGGTGCGCGACCGAACGATTGATTGCGGCAGCGACGCCAGAAACAGCACGACGCAGACGCACAAGAGCACGATGTCCTTGAACAGGAACTCTCCGGCCAGATTCCAGGCCATCGGATCGGTCGAGAGGCTCCATGTCACGACGCCCGGCGTCGTGAAGAAGAATGACCACGTGATCGCGAAGGTCACGACGCCCATGAATGAACCGACCGCAGACAAGATCGGACTGAAGCTGCCGGCCACGAGCAGCGCCGCGATCACGAATTCGGCGACACCGAGGAAATAGGCCTCGCCCCTCAGGCCGAACACCGACAGCCACGAGATGAACGGGCTGTTGGTGATGAACTGGGCGATGCCCTGTGCGGATTGCAGCGTGAATTTCTGCATTCCAAACGAGATAAAGATGATCACCATGACCCAGCGAAGGATGGCGAGCGGACGATAAGAACCGCCACCGCTCTCGGCGACATTGAACCCTTGCATGTGACGATGTCTCCCCGGACTGCGCGCGCATCTGCTGGCGAACGAAAGCGTTCGCTACGGGCTATACGGAGAGGAGCTTCCGGTGTTACCCGCGCCTGGCCGGTTCAAAGATCACAGCTGCGTGCGATGCGCGTGTTCGTGGACAGCGAGCGACAGCATGTAGGATGGGTAGAGCGAAGCGAAACCCATCACGCTTCAGTACGCTCGGCAGGCAATGATGGGTTTCGCTTCGCTCTACCCATCCTACGGGCTACCTCATGGCTCCATCGTGTAGGAACGCCCGGGTTCGAGCACGTAGATGGTCAGGAAGCGGAGCGGTCGGTCCGGATCGCAATTGCGAAACAATGTGTGTGGAAGATCCGCTCGGTCCTGCAACGTCTCGCCCGCCCGGTATTGCCGCGGCTCGTCGCTGCCGTAAGCAGACTCGGCAACGCCTTCGACGATATAGATCGCGCCCGCGACGGGATGCCGGTGCAGAGGCGCAACACCGCCCGGCGGATAGGTGACCTCGACGACCATCAGCTCCTGCTGCGTGCCGGGCAAGGGAAGACGCTCGAGAACCTTGCGTGTGACGCCGGCAAAGCCTGCTTGTTGTGCGCGTGTTCCACCGTCTGATCGTTCATCCATGGGTGCCTCGCTTGCTCTTGCAGTTCCATTGCAACTTGTTCGCTGGAGCTCGCGAATGCAACCGACCTGAACAGCCATTCAAGAAAGTTTCGCTACTGTTCCTGCAACAGGTGATGGCGGCAGTCGTTGACTCCGCGACGATGCAGACCAAGGAGGAACAGATGAAGAAGCTGACTTACGCTCTTGCGGCGCTAGCGACGCTTGCAATCGGTGCCCCCACCATCGCCAATGCGGCCGGCTTCGGCGTCTATGTCGGCGGCGACAGGGATTATTATGACGGCCCGCGCGCCCGCATCTACGAGCATGACCGCGGCTGGCATCATGGCTGGTACCACCGCGACCGCGACTATGACCGCGGCTTCGTAATTCGCCGACATCACGACTGGGACGATTAGTGCGGACCAGTACAAGTGAGCAAGGAGGCCCCGCTGCGGCGGGGCCTTTTTGCATTTGGACGAAAGAAGAGGCCGCCGACCGCGGCGGCCTCCTCATTGCGATACGCATCAAATCACTTGGTGTAACCCTGGCTCGTGCACCACCACATGGCGTCGGCCGCGCTGGTGCCGCGCTCTATGACGTATTTCCGGCAGGCTTCGTAATTGGCAGCATAGCGCTTGGCGCACGGCACCGGGGAAATGGTGCCGCCGCTCCAGGAGCATTTGTACTCGGCACTCGCAGGCGACGTCGAAAGGGTTGCGACAGCGAGCCCGACGACGAGGAACGACAAGGTCTTCATGGCTATCTCTCCCATATCCTGGGGATAGCGCGTGCTATCCCAGGTGGTACGATAGCACGCTTTCGACCGCGCCGGTTCGGCGATTGCCCGCCCGGAATCGAGGGAGAGCCTTGCGGAAATCTGGATTGCTTCGTCGCACGGGCGCCTCGCAATGACGACGGAAGCCATCCTGCAACCTGTCCGATGGGCAGACGATGCCCATCCTGCGACGTCTTACCTGAAATACCCGAGCACGAGATCGATGTCCGAGCTGCGGGCCGCGGTGCCGGTCAGCTCGGCGTCGATGACGCGGCGGCAGGCTTCGATCGCGGCGTGGTCGCCGAGATCGTTGGCGGCTTCGAGAACGAGCCAGGCGGCGTCCACCGACGCCTTGTCCGGTGCGCCGTCGCCGACATCGGCGGTGACGGCCTTGGTGAGGTTCTTGTTCTTGCGAACCGCGGTGCCGAATTGAGGCAACATTGCAATGACTCCCCTCTCGAATTCCGCTCAGTGAACCTGGAGCTCGGGCTGACGGCCCGCATCGGCACCCGCGCCGGTCTTGCGCGACTGGTAGAACTTCAAGATGCTGCGCGAGGTCTCGATCTTGAGCCGGCCGAACTCGCGCTCGTTGTCCTGCAGCTCGCGCGCCGTGATCAGGTGATCCTTGGCGCCGAGGAACAGCAGCGACATCGTCGTGTCCCAGGAGAAGTCGAGCGCCTTGCACAGCACCAGCAGCATCTCGCGGTTGCGGTCCATCAGCGCGCGCTCGATCACGTCGACCGGCAGCGCCGACAGCAGCGACAGGCCGATCTGCACCTCGTCGAAGCGGTGCTGGCGCGCGTAGTTCGAGATCGAATCCTGATTGAGATTGCCCTGGCGGTACTGCGTCGTCACCACGCGCTTGGCGACGAAATAGCTGCGCGAGGACGGGCCGAACTTGGACTGAAGGTCG
The genomic region above belongs to Bradyrhizobium arachidis and contains:
- a CDS encoding GNAT family N-acetyltransferase, whose translation is MNGFSTTRLTAERLNESHLDDLVALHLDPEVSRYLGGVREAEATKQYLAVNMAHWDQHGFGLWVLRTKDGTFAGRAGIRHIVVDDIDEIEIAYTFKREFWGQGLASEIATALTEIGLSQLELSSLIGLVFLANGASRRVLEKANYVLEKSTIHRGEDVVIYRIRR
- a CDS encoding YkgB family protein; translated protein: MQGFNVAESGGGSYRPLAILRWVMVIIFISFGMQKFTLQSAQGIAQFITNSPFISWLSVFGLRGEAYFLGVAEFVIAALLVAGSFSPILSAVGSFMGVVTFAITWSFFFTTPGVVTWSLSTDPMAWNLAGEFLFKDIVLLCVCVVLFLASLPQSIVRSRTG
- a CDS encoding cupin domain-containing protein — its product is MDERSDGGTRAQQAGFAGVTRKVLERLPLPGTQQELMVVEVTYPPGGVAPLHRHPVAGAIYIVEGVAESAYGSDEPRQYRAGETLQDRADLPHTLFRNCDPDRPLRFLTIYVLEPGRSYTMEP